Proteins from a single region of Salvelinus fontinalis isolate EN_2023a chromosome 15, ASM2944872v1, whole genome shotgun sequence:
- the LOC129811237 gene encoding uncharacterized protein DKFZp434B061-like — MTNNQLYGTPTNSQLYGPPTNSQLYGTPTNSQLYGTPTNSQLYGPPTNSQLYGPPTNSQLYGTPTNSQLYGTPTNSQLYGTPTNSQLYGTPTNSQLYGTPTNSQLYGTPTNSQLYGTPTNSQLYGPPTNSQLYGTPTNSQLYGTPTNSQLYGTPTNSQLYGTPTNSQLYGTPTNSQLYGTPTNSQLYGTPTNSQLYGTTTNSQLYGTPTNSQLYGTPTNSQLYGTPTNSQLYGTPTNSQLYGTPTNSQLYGTPTNSQLYGTPTNSQLYGTPTNSQLSLCQLYGTPTNSQLYGTPTNSQLYGTPTNSQLYGTPTNSQLYGTPTNSQLYGTPTNSQLYGTPTNSQLYGTPTNSQLYGTPTNSQLYGTPTNSQLYGTPTNSQLYGTPTNSQLYGTPTNSQLYGTPNNSQPYGTPTNSQLYGTPTNSQLYGTPTNSQLYGTPTNSQLYGTPTNSQLYGTPTNSQLYGTPTNSQLYGTPTNSQLYGTPTNSQLYGTPTNSQLYGTPTNSQLYGTPTNSQLYGTPTKTPTGLFCSPVRDEGIGGLEREG, encoded by the exons ATGACCAACAATCAACTCTATGGTACTCCCACCAACAGTCAACTCTACGGTCCTCCCACCAACAGTCAACTCTATGGTACTCCCACCAACAGTCAACTCTATGGTACTCCCACCAACAGTCAACTCTACGGTCCTCCCACCAACAGTCAACTCTACGGTCCTCCCACCAATAGTCAACTCTATGGTACGCCCACCAACAGTCAACTCTACGGTACTCCCACCAACAGTCAACTCTATGGTACTCCCACCAACAGTCAACTCTACGGTACTCCCACCAACAGTCAACTCTACGGTACTCCCACCAACAGTCAACTCTACGGTACTCCCACCAACAGTCAACTCTACGGTACTCCCACCAACAGTCAACTCTACGGTCCTCCCACCAACAGTCAACTCTATGGTACTCCCACCAACAGTCAACTCTACGGTACTCCCACCAACAGTCAACTCTATGGTACTCCCACCAACAGTCAACTCTACGGTACTCCCACCAACAGTCAACTCTATGGTACTCCCACCAACAGTCAACTCTACGGTACTCCCACCAACAGTCAACTCTACGGTACTCCCACCAACAGTCAACTCTATGGTACTACCACCAACAGTCAACTCTATGGTACTCCCACCAACAGTCAACTCTATGGTACTCCCACCAACAGTCAACTCTATGGTACTCCCACCAACAGTCAACTCTATGGTACTCCCACCAACAGTCAACTCTATGGTACTCCCACCAACAGTCAACTCTACGGTACTCCCACCAACAGTCAACTCTACGGTACTCCCACCAACAGTCAACTCTACGGTACTCCCACCAACAGTCAACTCTCTCTATG TCAACTCTATGGTACTCCCACCAACAGTCAACTCTATGGTACTCCCACCAACAGTCAACTCTACGGTACTCCCACCAACAGTCAACTCTACGGTACTCCCACCAACAGTCAACTCTACGGTACTCCCACCAACAGTCAACTCTATGGTACTCCCACCAACAGTCAACTCTATGGTACTCCCACCAACAGTCAACTCTACGGTACTCCCACCAACAGTCAACTCTATGGTACTCCCACCAACAGTCAACTCTATGGTACTCCCACCAACAGTCAACTCTATGGTACTCCCACCAACAGTCAACTCTATGGTACTCCCACCAACAGTCAACTCTATGGTACTCCCACCAACAGTCAACTCTATGGTACTCCCAACAACAGTCAACCCTATGGTACTCCCACCAACAGTCAACTCTATGGTACTCCCACCAACAGTCAACTCTACGGTACTCCCACCAACAGTCAACTCTACGGTACTCCCACCAACAGTCAACTCTACGGTACTCCCACCAACAGTCAACTCTACGGTACTCCCACCAACAGTCAACTCTATGGTACTCCCACCAACAGTCAACTCTACGGTACTCCCACCAACAGTCAACTCTATGGTACTCCCACCAACAGTCAACTCTATGGTACTCCCACCAACAGTCAACTCTATGGTACTCCCACCAACAGTCAACTCTATGGTACTCCCACCAACAGTCAACTCTACGGTACTCCCACCAAAACCCCTACTGGATTGTTTTGTTCTCCGGTGAGGGACGAGGGGATTGGAGGGTTggaaagagaggggtag